The genomic window TGTCCATGTCCAGATTTCAGATTATATAGATACACCAATAAACTATATACCACTgacattcatatgtgtatgtcatTATTCAGCGCTTAATGATAAAGAGACAGTATATTGAATTATAGTCTAAACTTGCAGATACTTCCAGTGTTCCGTGTTTCATGGCTGAGCCTGAGGCatttttactttatatatatTGACCAACTAGTGTATGGAACATgacatacagacttcacaaaaaggtACGGACCATGTCAGGTGTGTGTTCATACAATGTTAAAAGAATCAAGAGATGATTCAAATTATGAAAGCTGCTCAAGTTATGGTCTTCCACTGATCTTTCATTGAatacacaaacggctgtttcagccACACGTTCACCATGAACAGCATGAAAGCTGTGTTTGAAAAATCAGTGTTTTAGCCAACCAATTTGCAGTTATTCGGTGACTTGTATCGTAATGACAGCTGTGAACTTTCactgcaaaaaaagagagagagaaaagaaaagaaaagaaaaaaattgcaagaaatgACCTCttttgagtggtgctcattacactgGTGTCATACATGTGCCGAAAATGCAGCATCATttcaacatcacccccccccccccacccccccacccccaccccgccccccaccccccgccccaccgccccccctccccaagagaAGAAAATTGTGCAAGTTCCCCAAGAGGTccgtaactcttttttttttggtgaacccAGTATGTCTGTAATCCAATCCCCGCAAACTAACCTGCAGTGCATGATGTGAGTAACAGCATGCCTCACAATGCTTCCTCACCAGCGGAGGAGTGCTTTGAGCTGGGTAGACTTACCTATAACGAAGACGATTACTACCACACCACTTTGTGGATGGAGGAGGCCCGGTCTCAGCTTGAAGCGAGCGAGAACACAACTGAAAGGCGGATTGAGCTGTTCGACTATTTGGCGTTTTCTTACTACCAGGTATTGTTTACAGCTTGGTGTTAATGCTTTGTTGAGTGAGTTCAGGATTCTTCGTTCATCAATTTGAAAATTTTCATATGTTTTTGCTaaggggtttctttctttcttttttttttttctttttctttttttttctttttccttccatctttttttctttcttgttttccaaTCCTTCTTTCGTTATCTtacttgctttcttctttctttgactctctctctctctctctctctctctctctctctctttctctctttccacatgCTTTATTATTTTCTGTAAAAAAGAATTCAGAAAGAGAAGTCATGCAGATCAGTAAGacagtatatttttgtttttgtttctttgtttttgtgcatgtacACAACACTGATGCAAGCAAGCgtaaaaagcaaaagcaaaatagACAATTTTTCCCCTCTAAACATGAGTGAATTGGATGAAGgaatgaaaaacaagaaagagacttagagagagaggaagaaatattCAGACGACGCTGAACATTCTCAGTTGACTCTCACAGTTGAATTTTGATACAGGAACTTTGCTCTGTCCATTTTGAGGCACAACAGACAATCACATTCacctcaaatcaaatcatgttgcttggaCTTTGGTAGCTCAACTACTCACAAGGGGGCCATTTCATGATTCTTGTCATTTGTTCAAATTAGATAGCACaatcattttttcatttttatgttcTAGATGTTATTAACCCATTCCTAATCTCCCACCTCCCATTTTTTAACCTCCCTCCCATACTGCTATTTGTGCTttactctcttcctttctgtgcgCTTGTTCCGGAGACTAACATTTTTACCCGACTGCTGGTTTTAAATCACAGCTGTACATTCATCTGTATGTTCCGTCTAGCCAAGAATGTGAACACTGCCCATCTTACTTTAACTGTGTCTTGGATCTGCATGATTACAAATAACCACTGTGCTGCAAGCATGATGACAAACTAGAACCCTCTTCACCTGCGTAGCACAAGCCTTCCCTGAACACACTGCTGGAGCATGTTGCCTTTCAGTCACATGCTAGGACCAAAGGAATATTACAAAGAGCTGTTCCCTTGGATGTGGCTGTGGCATGACACGTTTCCCTGCATGACAAGGCAAAAAGGAAAGCCGCGGACCCGTTCACACTGTGACTGTGCCGTGTATGCCAAACAGCGGCGGAGTGCTTTCTGTTGGGGCGGCTGTCGTACAACCAGAAGGATCACTACCACACCATCTTGTGGATGCAAGAGGCTCTGGACATTGACAAGGAGACCTATTCCACTCCTGAGAATCGCACAGTAGACAGGAGTGAAGTGCTCGATTACCTCTCTTACGCTATGGCTATGGTGAGTTCCCAAAGTTGAAGCTGGCTTTGTTGCCTTCCCTCCCCAAAAGAGGGactggagagggagaggatgggggaatgACTAGGAAAGACTCCACACTTGCATCACATGTTTGAAGCTGACTCCCCCCACACCTTCAGCCCCCCTTTTTACTTTTTGCAGAAGCGTGTTCCAGTGAACATGAATTCCAAAGTTCTTCTATTTTCTACATAACAGTATTGGTCGGACTGTTGACATATTTTTACATTTCACCTGAACTGAAAAAGGAAGCATGTGAACATGCAAACTGTTCCTGAGTATGAAAGAAATATGAGTTTTAGCAGCTTTGTTCATGGTGGATGCTACATTGCAACTTCTATTGTAAATATGAAGGTATTCTGATAATGTCATCAGCTGCTGGAATGGACATGAAATTGAGGCAGCTGGTGAATTCCTTCAGTATTTCTATAActttctcagtttgattttcttttgttttgatttgaataTTATCTTTATCTCTCTTAGTATGAACACAATTGATTATATGAATCAGATGTCTTCAGAATTGGAATTTTATCTTTTTTGTCCTATCTTTtcgttcctttctgtctttctttcctttgtttcttcattttctttctgtttttcattctctctgtctctctctctctcttcccagcctGACATTAAAACAGACTTTGTTCAACCTGTcattcaaatgtattcataaaacaTTAACAGTTTGGTATCTGATCGAGGATAGGCTCTATATAAGTGTATGTATCATCATCACATTTgttgtccctctctcactctgtcattctttgcttctctgctctctctatctctgtgtttttctctgccATCTCTTCCTAATGCCCTGTACCATCTCTTATCCTGTAAAATGTTACGAATGCtttgactgcagtgtgtgttggtgttttccaGCAAGGCCATGTGAAGCATGCCCTGACACTGACAAATGAGCTTCTGGAGCTGGGTAAGTGGGCATTTTTTGTGATCATGCATGTACAGCAACTTTTCCTAAGCACACCAGCATGCATCATGCATGACACAGTGCCTGACTGGGCAGTAAAATGATGTCTAGCACTGTAGTTGAGCTTGTTCAGGTGTTCTGCCTGCGTGAGATCTGGCCACCTGGAATAAGTTGCTATTGAAATAAAAGACTTGTTTTGATATAGCACAATGCACTGGAATGCAACGCTGTTCAAGAGATAAGGTgctataaaaagcaacaacactacAAGAAGAAATaagctgaacaaaaacaaaatttgttTTGATAAGAGATAAGCTGCTTTTGAAAAATAAGCAACAACTTGTTTTAATTCAACACATTGCACTTGAATGACACACAGTTCAACATAACACAGTATATGATACTTTGGTTAGGTCTATGATCTAGAGTCCGACCAGCTGCCAAGGCAAAGTGGTTATTATTATCACGGACTGACAGCTGGCATGACATGGGTTCAAGCCCCATTAGAGGTGGGTTTATTGGGCCCATGACCAGTTCCTACCCAATGTTTAGCGTCCTTTGggctcagatgggaagactgggaccacagtcaagtgtcatccacttcactgatgtgtctttgggagtgttagTTGAATTTTCTTACCAGCACTGCAGGTAtttgtatctctcagcctggttgatgctgaGATATATTGTGAGAGCTTTGCGGAGAGAGTAGAAACCTAAATTGACCCCCATAGCAgtatcgccatcaccaccatcatcatttataATCAATGAAACACAGATAACAAAACGACTGGAATTCTGgggcacaaaaataaaaagatcTATTTGCCCAGGATCCAGGCATTGAGATAGGCCGGTGGTGGCCATTTTTCAaatcagtatccatatcagtagctcaagtgtcagtatcagtgactgcgttgggacaaaccatatacgatacaccacatctgttaagcagatgcctgaatagcagtgtaacccaacgcgcttagtcaggccttgagagaggaaaagaaaagaaaaaaaaagaagatgaaaaaaagatcagtcaataaataaataatttaaaataaaccaacaacaacaacaacaacaaaaaagcaacaccagTTGATTCTGAACACTCTTTCATGGTGAGTGCATTCATGTATGAACCAGATGTTGAGAGGAGGTAAGACCACTCAGCTTATCATAATACTTGTGCTTGGTGAACATATTCTTGATCCACACATTAAACATTAAAGAAGTGCTGTTACTTTAAGTGAGACaaaagcatatgtgtgtgtgacttttcccCATGATGTCAACCATAATAAATGCAGAGATCAGAGTAAATGATATAATATGAATATTTTCCTCTtctgctgttgcttcttcttctgcatttgtgggcagCATCTCCCATTTTCACTCGTATAGACAAGTGGGCGTTTatgtggatgactgtttttaacccacaatgtaggcagccatactctgttttcaggggtgtgcatgttgggtaggTTCATTTTTGCATAACCCACCaatcactgacatggattacaggatctttaacatgtgtttccgatcttctgcctgcatatacGCGCGATGgaagttcaggcacaagcatgccTGCACACATGTTAACCTGTGAcattggaaaaatctctaccctttagcACCAGGTGCACCAAAACCAGGGATCGAAATCGGGAAATTTGGATCAGAATCCACCACTCCAACCATTTGGCCACCACACCCATCTATATGAAATTTTGGTATCATTCTATAATGTTCTCATGAAGTGTTGAGATCAAGATTCAGCTTtgaaattcagattttttttctttttctttaatgtgATTTCTGTCTTTTGAAAAATATTCTGAGTAGTACTTTTCCTTGAAATGCCGTCagctttgttgttgtcttagtaaACACCTTTTCGGGCATCTATTAAcagctgattcttcttcttcatcagtgggctgcgactcctgcgttcacttgtatgtacacgaatgggcttttatgtgtaggaccgttttttaccccaccatgtaggcaaccatactccgtttttgggagtATGCATactgggtaggttcttgtttccataacccacagaacactgacatggattacaggatttttaatgtgcatatttgatcttctgcttgtgtttacacacaaagagggcacaagcaggtctgcacatatgttgacctgggagatcagaaaaatctccagcctttatccaccaggcgccattaccaagattcagactcgagaccctcagattgaaagtccaatgctttaaccactcagctgttgcacctgtcaaCAGTTGATAACAATGTATTGAACCTGAAATattcatattcatttttttttctctctctcattgtttcccCCCTACAGACCCTGGCCATCAGCGTGCCTTTAATAACAAGCGCTACTTTGAGGACATGCTTACCCGGCAAGGCGAGAGTCCCTCAGGTTCATCGGAGCGGCCCGCAGTGAAGCGCAGTGTGGACAGCTATCGCCAGTCCTCAGAATTCCAGACATATGAGGCGTTGTGCAGGGGGGAAAATACCCAGGTAGGTGGGCTGCGATGTCAGCAGTTGGgccttgtgttgttttttgtagttgttgttgctgctgccccatcatctgcagtgGCACATAGTCCCACACCGCTTACtcagagtttttttttcttttacagctTCTGATTCTTGGCTCTGTTCCCACTCCTACACCTGttcgcgtttctgtgtgtgtgtgtgtggcttgtttctTTACATGCAGTAGCAAAATTAGGATGAGGGTTTAATCTATTATATTTTATACCTATTATATCTGTGGTTCTCAGAGGTACAGATGCGGCATGCATGTTTGGCATAATGAAACCCAAATGGAACTTTTCCACAGCATGTAGCTAGGTATgcatacttttcttttttaagtgccATGTTTATGAATATTGTGACCAACAGATTTTTagaataatgaatatttggaaaTAAAATTAGGATGAGGAGCAGATTCTAGAAATTCAGTATTGCACTTGtccacatacacaccctctcagAGACACGAAACAAGGTAAGACAATAATATTTTTAACAataattttattcatttgtgaggatttataaaaacaaacaaacaaacaaaaagaataaatagataaagagttTAAAATTATTTTTGTAGGGACTTGAGAAATATAATGAAACTGTAAGATTAGTTTTTGTGTGCAGAAAATCAAGGATGAGCACAAGCTGAGGTGTCAGTATGTTTCCAACAATGATCCTTTGCTGATGATCCAGCCACTGAAAGAGGAGGAGATGCACCTTGACCCCTGGATTGTTGTCTACCACGATGTTCTCAGTGAGAAAGAAATGGCAGACATCAAAATGCTGGCCACACCCAGGGTAATAtcgcattttttttctgttctcattgggtttttcttttcttttctttttttttctttttttttttttttttcgtttgtctgGTTTTACATTAGAGTCAGAAGTAGCGTTCGTCCAAGTTGTAACCCATTTAGCTGTCCATTTAAAACATCATCCAACTGGCACAGGTTAGTTATCAGCAATTTAGCTTGTTTACTGTGTTATTTTATCCACCCATCcttaagattctttttttttttttgtaaagggggggggggggggggggggcataattgAGAGTATTtcacaattttcaaaaacaaGGACATGCAGTAGAGTAATATCCCTGATTCCATCAAGAAGATTATGTTGGAATTAAGCAGGCACTGGGTCTCATACAGAAGAAGACTGGCCCTCTGAAGTCTACCACAAGCAATGTAATCCAGGATAGGGCACAGCACTATGTTTTACGCTTGAGAAAACATGAATTCTGAAGACGCCCTGTACACCATGTAGTGCCTACCTGTGTTAGATGAACTCAACAGAGAACCCACCCTTGAAGAACTCACTGAGTGAGTTGTATGATGTCTTATGCCTCTGTTGGAGAGAAGGTGAAGTGCCACAAGACATGAGAGATGCCAACATCATCACcttacacaaaaaaacaaaggcgaCAGGAGGAATTGCAACAACTATCTTGGCATTTAGTGATTTACCCCCCTCAGGACAGTCAGGAAGCTCTTCACTTGAGTCGCACTGAAGAGGCTCCAAGTTCTTGCGGAGAGAGTTTGTCCAGAATTACAGACCAGATTCCATGGCAACATGACCTCTTCAGACAACTGCAGGAGAAATGCTGGGAACAGTGCCCTCATAGATCTCACAAATACCTTTGACCTCATCAGCAGGGAGGCCTCTTCAGAATTCTCCCCAAGATTGGATGCCCACCAAGCTCCTTAGTATCATCAGATCTTTGCATGAAAGGCATTTTGGTCTTTGATGGCTTAACATCAGGCACTTTTGACGTCCGAAGGGCTTTGTCCTCACTCACATACTGTTCGCTATCTTCTTCCCAGTCCTTATGAATCCTGCCTTCAGATCTTCCACAGAGGGGGCATTTACCTTCACACCAGGCCAGATGGAAtgctcttcagtttctccagactaaaaccagacagaccagcatcagataTCATCTGCACCAAGTGTGGGACTGCTATTCCTGAATAGGCTTGTCAAGCCATGACTGACGCTGTGCCTGAAACATCAACCAGAGCACAACTTTTTGGTctcccgagactgaaggatgcctactgaTATCCCAGAAAAAAACTGTTTTGTAATTTGATTATAGACAGTCCAGGTGCTTATTGCTTCTGTTACGTTTAAAAATGAATCTGTAATTGTGTCAACGTGAATAGATCTATTTGGAAGAAAGAAAATCTTCAGCtcaacacatacagtcacacagatgcacacaggcaatcccccccacacacactgacacacacacacacacgcacgcgcgcgctggaTTCCATGTGCACAGTTTTATGAGTggtacactttcttttttttctttttttttggtcagctgAATCGGGCCACTGTTCAAAATTCAGTTACTGGACAACTTGAAACAGCAAGCTACAGGATCAGCAAAAGGTCAGTAGctatttatatctgtgtgtgtgtggtgaggcaggggatgggggaggggtgtctgtgtgtgtctgaatatgagtgagtgtgtgtatgacagtgagtgagtgagtgagtgtgtatgtttgggtgtgTATGAAACTGTGTGTccaagtgagtgtgtatgtacgcaAGAAAGTGGATGGAAGTGTGGACATCTGTCAGCATTTATTTATGGGAACAGTGATGTTGAAGAAGATTGACTGTCTTAACTGTAAAGATGTCTTGCTTGATCTTGAATCAAAGGACCTCCATCCCCACTCTtgacaccccctccaaccccacccccaccccccacccccccccaaaaaaaagagaacttACATAATTGCAGCAACGTCAAACTTTGATTAGAGTCAGCCATGCAGAAAGTGAAATGGAAGTTTTGACaaagaaaaaattgaaaacaAGAGTGCTGTATGTGAGACAGTGACTCCTGTCTGTTTTTTCCTCCAATGTCAATGGAGGGGTGGGACAGGcgtgggggatggatggggatCAGGAAGTACTTTCCCTTGTTTTAGTAGGGAATGTAGTGACactttttcaaaaaacaaaacttgaatATTCAGAAATAAAGCAAACTGACtttgggagggagagaagaaagagaccgaggattttttttttcagtgcttgGCTGAAGGGCAGTGACCATCCCACCATTGCCAAGGTCAACCAGAAAATTCAGGCCATCACTGGTTTAGAATTGGAAACAGCCGAGGAATTACAGGTGGGTGCTTTTCTGTGTCTGCAGAGGGAAAAATTGATTTGCttgctgcctctctctttctctctgtctgtctgtctctccctctctctgccccatctctctctctctctccctctctctctctacagatatatatatatagatatagatatatacacacacatatcacccactttaacacacatacacacacacattaatgcatTCATGATGTGCATTAATGCtcataaagaaattaaaaagtgTGCCATCAATGCATAAGATAAAGATGTTATTTACAGACCACAAAATTATATTTTGTATACTGTTCTGAATATTGTTCTTGGTGTGTGCAGATTGCAAATTATGGACTTGGTGGTCAGTATGAGCCTCACTTCGACTTTGCCAGGGTAAGACATTGAATGTGATCATATAATGGGGTAATTACACCATGGTAGTTGTCAGTCACGGAAGTGGTGAAAGTATTCAAGAATTCAGGCATCTGACAACACATGGTGAGGTGCCTAGAAAGTGAGAGTATCAGAGCACACAGGGTCGAATCCTACTgttaccagtattttctcctcatgtactagaccttgtgtggtttGGATgtcagtcttttggatgagacgataaactgagaccCTGTGttttagcatgcacttagcgcacctaaaagagCCCTGGGCAACAGAAAGGTTGTCCCTGGTGaaattcagtataaaaaaaacaataataaaaaacaagaagattaattaaatttcaaaaattcacttaagtaggaaaacaaatacacttgcaggcagaaaaaaagaaaaaaaaagaaaaaaaaaaacgggtggcgctgcactagagagagcagtccaaatttcaatCATAGATATTGGTTGTGATAGAAGAtttaaacaatacaatacagtacaatgaaatacatttcaATACTTTCTTCATTTCACTGGCTAGCTTCAGGTGGGAATATAGTATTGGCTGGATTTTGGTATTGAGTTTCCAAAGGCACATCTGAAAAATAAAACTTTTTCTCATTTCTTGTCACCAGAAATTCATCATCTGCTCTTTcatatctctgtgttttgtctttcgTTTTGCAGTGAAGATGATGACAGTTAAGATACTGTTGTCTACTTATTGTATTTAATGAAATCAAAAAGGGTGTAGGAGTGGTGGATTTTTAATAATGATTGTGGAAAATGTGAGTCTGGATTTGttcctatctttttttctttatttttttttctttacctgtgtGGAAGCTGGTCAGAAGAAGTGAATAACAGAAGAGAATATCACAGTTGTGGAGGAACATGGAAGGAGGAATGtttcagaatggttaagacacatatttgccaatacagtgtccattagAGTCTGGGTTTAAATCCTGCTGTCACCTATTCTCccttgtttgactggaaaatcaaactgagcatctggtcattcggatgagatgataaattgaaGTCCTCTATGcagcacacacatggcacactgaaaaagaacccaaggcagcataagtgttgtcctctggcaaaatacgaaaaaagaaatccactcaaggcctgactaattgcattgggttatgctgatggtcaggcatctgcttagcagttgtggtgtagagtatatatggatttatctgaatgcagtgatgcctgaaACTGGTATGGAGTTGTGCACCCTTTTAGCAGAGAAAGTTGCTGTACTTGTTTATCTGTCACTTCTGCTATCATGTGTATACTTTATTGAATATCTTTATAATTTTCCTTCTAAAAGAGTGTATAGTATGTGTTTGCATACACGTCATTTGCATAAGTGTGTAAtaaatgtgggtgggtgtgtgttacaTTGAAAGTAACAAGAAATTTCCCATCATTTTTTCTCTCAGAATAGGAAATGTAAATTGTTTGAAATGCAAATTGGTAACCACACATAagtgtgtgatatgtgtatgtgttacagTGAAAGTTATGTTGTGTTTTACAATGAGAGTTAGGAAATTAAAGAAATTTCCCATCAATTTTTTCTTTCAGGATAGGAAAAGTACATTGTTTGAAATGCAAATGGGAAACCGCATTGCCACATTTCTGATTTATGTAAGTTACTTCTCTAACATGGTTTGGATCTTGACCAAGTCATTGCTATTCCAGAGAAGTACTTT from Babylonia areolata isolate BAREFJ2019XMU chromosome 1, ASM4173473v1, whole genome shotgun sequence includes these protein-coding regions:
- the LOC143287698 gene encoding prolyl 4-hydroxylase subunit alpha-1-like isoform X2, with product MPDLLKNFLLFACVASLVRGEVFTSMAHLESTLYAERDVASLIKSHVQQERERLNKLEKVAEDYAEHSRKSLSDPSFYLGNPVNAFLLIKRLTLDWDKDVLPLLGNNSLKDFNLELQFARQGLPTFEDLTGAATALMRLQDTYHLDTSKIAHGDIAGVVSTTLSAAECFLLGRLSYNQKDHYHTILWMQEALDIDKETYSTPENRTVDRSEVLDYLSYAMAMQGHVKHALTLTNELLELDPGHQRAFNNKRYFEDMLTRQGESPSGSSERPAVKRSVDSYRQSSEFQTYEALCRGENTQKIKDEHKLRCQYVSNNDPLLMIQPLKEEEMHLDPWIVVYHDVLSEKEMADIKMLATPRLNRATVQNSVTGQLETASYRISKSAWLKGSDHPTIAKVNQKIQAITGLELETAEELQIANYGLGGQYEPHFDFARDRKSTLFEMQMGNRIATFLIYMTDVEAGGATVFPYLGLKLYPKKGAAAFWYNLYKNGDGIYNTRHAACPVLVGTKWVSNKWIHERGQEFRRPCSLSPDE
- the LOC143287698 gene encoding prolyl 4-hydroxylase subunit alpha-1-like isoform X1; this translates as MPDLLKNFLLFACVASLVRGEVFTSMAHLESTLYAERDVASLIKSHVQQERERLNKLEKVAEDYAEHSRKSLSDPSFYLGNPVNAFLLIKRLTLDWDKDVLPLLGNNSLKDFNLELQFARQGLPTFEDLTGAATALMRLQDTYHLDTSKIAHGDIAGVVSTTLSAAECFLLGRLSYNQKDHYHTILWMQEALDIDKETYSTPENRTVDRSEVLDYLSYAMAMQGHVKHALTLTNELLELDPGHQRAFNNKRYFEDMLTRQGESPSGSSERPAVKRSVDSYRQSSEFQTYEALCRGENTQKIKDEHKLRCQYVSNNDPLLMIQPLKEEEMHLDPWIVVYHDVLSEKEMADIKMLATPRLNRATVQNSVTGQLETASYRISKSAWLKGSDHPTIAKVNQKIQAITGLELETAEELQIANYGLGGQYEPHFDFARKEETEAFKSLGTGNRIATFLAYMTDVEAGGATVFPYLGLKLYPKKGAAAFWYNLYKNGDGIYNTRHAACPVLVGTKWVSNKWIHERGQEFRRPCSLSPDE